In the genome of Leptospira broomii serovar Hurstbridge str. 5399, the window GCCTGTCATAAGTTTGAAGAGAAGGTCGTCGGTCCGGCTTTGAAAGGGGTTACAGAGAGAAGAACTCCGGAATGGATCATGAACATGATTCTGAATCCGACCGAAATGACTCAAAAGGATCCGGTAGCAATGGGACTTCTTGCCGAACATCTAACTCAAATGACGTTCCAAAATGTAAAAGAATCCGAAGCTCGAGAAATTCTAGAGTACTTCAGAAAATCGGATAAAAAATAAGGTAGGGCGAAAGATGAATATTAAAATATTCAAATATTTCTTTTATTTAGGATTAGTATTCCTAGCATTTGTCGGATGTAAAAAAGGAGCTGCAACGGCTTCTCTTGCATCGGATGCCGCAAAGAGAGTTTATGTTGCCCCGGGAGATAAGGACGAAGTCTATGCTTTCCTCTCTGGCGGATTTAGCGGACAAATGTCCGTGTACGGAATTCCTTCCGCAAGGTTGTTTAAGATTATTCCGGTCTTCTCTGTCTTTCCGGAAAACGGTTACGGGTATGACGAAGAAACCAAGAATATGCTTAGGACGACCCACGGTTACGTTCCCTGGGACGATAGTCATCACGTCGAGGCTTCGATGACCGACGGGAAGCAGGACGGCCGATGGTTGTTTCTAAATGCGAATAACACTCCGCGGCTAGCTAGAATCGATTTGAGATCCTTTGAAACTAAGGAGATTATTGAGATTCCGAATACCGCCGGTAATCACGCGTCTCCGTTCTCAACCGAAAATACCGAATATTTAATGGCCGCAACCAGGTTCTCGGTCCCTATTCCTCAAAGCAGTGTTCCGATCGAAAACTTTTCTAAAGGTGATTTTAAGGGAACGATCACTATGGTTAAAGTCGATCCTAAATCAGGACGTCTTTCGATCGAGTTGCAAATACTCGTTCCAGGATTCGATTACGATCTCTCGCATTGCGGAAAAGGAAAATCCCATGATTGGTGTTTCTTTACTTCATATAATACCGAGCAAGCATATAAGATGATAGAAGTCGGGGCTTCTAAAAACGATAAGGATTATATCCTCGCCTTCAATTGGGTTCGTGCTAAGCAATGTTTGGATCAAGGTAAAGCTTCCAATTTCGGCGGAGAATATTATAGAAATTTCTTACCGGAAAATCAACCGGCGATTTCGGAGAAATTAAGCGGAGTTAAAATGCTTCAACCGAAAGACTGTCCGGGCGTAATGTATTATTTACCGACTCCAAAAAGCCCGCATGGAACCGACGTTGACCCGACGGGAGAGTATATCGTAGGCGGAGGTAAATTGGCGACGGTCATTCCGGTTCACTCTTTTACCAAGCTCTTGGATGTAAAAGATAAACCCGAACATAGAACGAAGGAAATTATGAGTATCCCGGTTCTAAAGTATGAATCTACTTTAGCGGGAGAAGTGAATAAGCCTTGTTTAGGTCCTTTACATACGGAATTTGACGGAAAGGGATATGCATATACTTCCTGTTTTGTCAGCTCGGAAGTCGTAAAATGGAAGCTCGGCACCTGGGAAGTGGTTCAACATTTGCCTGCCTACTATAGTGTCGGCCACCTTTCGATCGTAGGAGGAAGTTCTAAAGAACCTTATGGAAAGTATTTGATAGCTTTAAATAAGATTACGAAGGATCGATACCTTCCGGTTGGAATGGAATTACCGCAAAGCGCTCAGTTGTACGATATTTCGGGTAACAAAGCGGAATTGCTTTCGGATTTTCCTACCGTAGGGGAACCCCATTATTCTCAAATGATACCTGCTAAAATGTTAATGGACAAGGCAGCTAAAATTTATCCGTTAGAAGAGAATAAACATCCGTACGCGATTAAAAGCGAAAAGGATGCGAGAATAATTCGCGAAGGAAACGTGGTCAGGGTTTTAATGACTCAAATAAGATCCCATTTTAAACCGGATACCATCGAAGTGCGAAAAGGGGATACCGTCTATTTCCACGTCACTAATTTGGAGCAAGACTTTGATATTCCTCACGGCTTTGCGATCAACGGTGCGCCGGAAATGCCGAACCTACTGATTATGCCCGGTCAAACGAGAACTTTCAAATGGCAGGCTTCGAAACCCGGAATTTACCCCTTTTACTGCACGGATTTTTGTTCCGCCTTGCATCAAGAAATGCAACAATACATTCGTGTAAGTCCTTAAAAGAAGAAAGTTATGAAAGATTTATTATTTCAAAAACTTTCTAAACAAAACCGACTCCTAATTTTAGGGGTCGGCATCGTTCTTCTCGGCGTTTTCTTTCTGCCTCTATGGGATATCTCTCTGGATGCTCCCCAGTATCCGGAGGGGTTGGGAATGAAAATATGGATCAATACCGTAACCGGTTCCACTCCCTACGACTTGCAGAATATTAATTTATTAAATCATTATATAGGTATGCGGGAAATCATATCAGCATCGATACCGGAATTATTGTTTATGCCATATGTGCTGGCATATTTAATTTTCGGAGCGTTTGTGACGGTCCTGATCCCTAGGGTTGGATTTGCAGCATTAGGAATAGTCAATATAGTCCTTGTTGGATTGGTAGGTTTATACGATTTTTGGAGATGGGAATATAACTACAGCCATAATCTGAATCCGGATGCGCCGATTATTGTTCCAGGCATGGCATATCAACCTCCTTTATTAGGTTGTAAACAGATGTTGAATATAACGGCATGCAGTTATCCTTCGTACGGAGGAATAATTCTTTTTTCGGCTCTGTTATGCCTGTTTATCATAATATGGTTTGAGAGAAAACGATATCTATATGAAAAATAGAATATACTATTCTTCCTTAATCATTCTCATTCTTTCGGTCGGTTGCGCGAAAAATGAGCCGATACTACCCGAGGCAGGACGGGAGCAATGTCAATATTGTTCGATGTCCATCGTCGATTTCCGGTTTCATGCGCAATTTTTAACGCAAAAAGGTCGCAGATATTATTTCGATTCGATCGAATGTTTGCAATCCTATATTCGTGAAAATCAGCCGGCTATCCGTTCTATTTGGGTTTCGGATTTCGAGAATCCCGGAAAAATGTTGCTCGAACCAAACGCGGTTTTCGTTCAATCCGAATCGATTCATTCCCCGATGGGAAGGGGGCTTGGGGCTTTTCGATCGTTGGAGAGAGCAAAATCATATCTAACGTTACATACCGGCATTTTGATTCAGTGAGTTTATGAGCTTTAAGATAAGGCGAGCTCTAAAGCAAAATCCCGCGAT includes:
- a CDS encoding c-type cytochrome, with protein sequence MDVKLINNKFIKRKSIAAFFILFSIISYSFCGKEKVGETENNVSNKGIGPVSSVTLGPIDESMVQKGKKQFETKCSACHKFEEKVVGPALKGVTERRTPEWIMNMILNPTEMTQKDPVAMGLLAEHLTQMTFQNVKESEAREILEYFRKSDKK
- the nosZ gene encoding Sec-dependent nitrous-oxide reductase; amino-acid sequence: MNIKIFKYFFYLGLVFLAFVGCKKGAATASLASDAAKRVYVAPGDKDEVYAFLSGGFSGQMSVYGIPSARLFKIIPVFSVFPENGYGYDEETKNMLRTTHGYVPWDDSHHVEASMTDGKQDGRWLFLNANNTPRLARIDLRSFETKEIIEIPNTAGNHASPFSTENTEYLMAATRFSVPIPQSSVPIENFSKGDFKGTITMVKVDPKSGRLSIELQILVPGFDYDLSHCGKGKSHDWCFFTSYNTEQAYKMIEVGASKNDKDYILAFNWVRAKQCLDQGKASNFGGEYYRNFLPENQPAISEKLSGVKMLQPKDCPGVMYYLPTPKSPHGTDVDPTGEYIVGGGKLATVIPVHSFTKLLDVKDKPEHRTKEIMSIPVLKYESTLAGEVNKPCLGPLHTEFDGKGYAYTSCFVSSEVVKWKLGTWEVVQHLPAYYSVGHLSIVGGSSKEPYGKYLIALNKITKDRYLPVGMELPQSAQLYDISGNKAELLSDFPTVGEPHYSQMIPAKMLMDKAAKIYPLEENKHPYAIKSEKDARIIREGNVVRVLMTQIRSHFKPDTIEVRKGDTVYFHVTNLEQDFDIPHGFAINGAPEMPNLLIMPGQTRTFKWQASKPGIYPFYCTDFCSALHQEMQQYIRVSP
- a CDS encoding nitrous oxide reductase accessory protein NosL; the encoded protein is MKNRIYYSSLIILILSVGCAKNEPILPEAGREQCQYCSMSIVDFRFHAQFLTQKGRRYYFDSIECLQSYIRENQPAIRSIWVSDFENPGKMLLEPNAVFVQSESIHSPMGRGLGAFRSLERAKSYLTLHTGILIQ